The sequence GACGATATAAATCAAGAATGGCAATATGACAAAGAACAATGTGGCGGCAATCAAAATGCCAACATATTCTCTTGGGCTGCCCACCGAGATTTGGCTGGGTGGAATAAAGCTGAATACGAAAGCCAGAATTGAGCCAATAAGCCCCGCGCCACCAATGATCCACATACCAATTGTCCCACCAGGAATATGATACGGACGTGGACGATTCGCTTGGCTATAACGCAGATAAATAGCAGCACTGAACATCAACATATACATAATAAGATACAAAATAACGGTCATTTGACTCATTATTTGATACGCAGCCTGCACAGAAGGTAACACCACAAATAATATCGCTAACAAAGAAACAAGCAGTGCCTGTAGCAACAGAATGTGGGTCGCCATACCATTCTTATTGGTATGTTGCCACCAACGCGGCAAGTAACCCGCTTTAGCCACAACCAACAGCCCTGAAGACGGGCCGGCAACCCAAGTTACGACACCAGCCAAGACCCCAATAGCCAATGCAAAAGCGACAACTGGCCCCAACCATTCCAAATGAGCCCACTTAAACATATCGTCATATGCGACCAACAAACTCTGGGTCAGGCTAATATCAGACTGTGGAATAACAAAGGCAATCGCCAGAGTACCTAATACGAAAATAAGTACAGTCCCCACGGCGGAGAACATGATGGCAATAGGGTAATTTCTATTAGGGTTATCTACGTCTTTAACATGGATAGCATTCATTTCCATCCCGGCGTAGAACAAGAAAATACTCGCTGCCAGCACCACATTATCGAAGTTAGAAAAATCAGGAACCACCTGATCCCAAGCTAATTCTATTTGTGGTGCTCCACCGCCAATTAGGTAAGAAAAGCCTAACACAATCAAAATAATCGCAGGAATAATGGTACCGATAATACCGCCCCATTTCGAAACTTTGGCGAAAGTATCCACCCCTTTAAAAGCAATGAAAGTGGCTAGCCAATAAATAAATAGCACTATTCCTAATACAAAGAATTTATTGGCAGATAGGGCCTCGTCCCATCGTTGTTCAGGGCCAATAAAGGCGAGTGAGACTGCGGCAAATGTCAGTGCGGTTGGGAACCACACGGTCACTTCAATCCAAAGCATAAACATGGCGAGAAAAGCAAAACGTGGGCCAAAGGCTTCGCCAACCCAGCGAAATACCCCCCCTTTCTCAGGCCAACCGGTAGCCAGTTCTGCAGCCACTAATGATACTGGAATTAAGAAAAATACTGCGGCAAAGAGATAATAGAAAATAGAACTCAGACCATATTCAGCTTCTGCGGGTAATCCCCTGAGGCTAACAACGGCCACGATATTCATAATTGCCAGTGTAGCGATACTCAGCTTTTTTACTGGAGCAGCGGGTTTACCGGTGCCGGAGACATTATTCGGCATAATTTATCCACCTTATTCATGGGCATGACGCCACCTTGAAGGTTAATAATCAGAATAAAAATCACTATCCAGTTTAGGTATGACTAAAACTATTCTGGCTCGCCTCGCCCCCAAGAGATGGATGCTCACTCAGGTATTTTAGTGAGGATTTATAATCGTCGATTAATAACCCCGCGAAATCCATCTCGAATCCGCGACGGCACATAATGCGCATGACCACGACATCAGACATTTTTCCACTCAGAGTAAATGCTGGAACTTGCCAACCACGCAGTCTCAAACGCTCAGAAAGGTCATATAGGGTATACCCGACTTTAGCCCCTTCTTTGATTCGGAAACAAATAGCAGGAATACCCTCATATGGGCCGCCGCTACAATAGAATTCATAGGGCCCAAGTGGGGCAATCTCTTTAGCTAGGAATTCTGCCACCTGATAACAGGCGCTTTGTACCTTGGTATAGCCCTCACGCCCTAAACGTATAAATTCATAGTATTGGGAGATAACTTGCCCTGCCGGGCGCGAGAAGTTAATAGCAAAAGTGCCGACCTGGCCGCCAAGATAATCAACATTAAATATCAGCTCTTCAGGTAAGGCCGCAGCATCACGCCAAATAACCCAGCCACACCCCAAAGGTGCTAGCCCAAATTTATGGCCGGAAGTGCTAATTGATTTCACCCGGGGTAAACGGAAATCCCACTCAATATCAGGGGCAACAAAGGGGGCTAAAAAACCGCCACTCGCCGCATCAATATGCATATCAATATCAAGACCGGTATCTTTTTGCAGTTTATCCAATGCGTCATGCAAAGGTTTTGGTAACTCATAGTTGCCGGTGTAAGTCACACCGAAAGTGGGCACGACACCAATAGTATTTTCATCACACGCCTCAATCATCCGCTGTGGATCCATAAATAGCTGCCCCGGAATCATCGGAATTTCACGTATTTCGACATCCCAATAACGAGCAAATTTATGCCAGCAAACTTGTACTGGGCCACAGACAAAATTAGGTTTATCAGTGGGTTTACCTGCGGCTTCTCTTTTTTTGCGCCAGCGCCACTTCATGGCCATGCCACCCAACATGCACGCTTCTGAAGAACCAATCGTATTCGTCCCTACTCCTTGCCCGCCCTTTGGAGTCGGAGCATTCCACAAATCAGCCATCATGTTCACACAGCGCATATCTATCGCCGCTGATTGCGGATATTCTTCTTTATCAATCCAGTTTTTATTTATCGAAATATCCATCAGTTTATGGACATTATCGTCATCCCACGTCTGACAGAATGTGGCGAGGTTTTGTCGTGCATTACCATCAAGAAATAGCTCATCACTTATGATTTGAAAAGCAATATCCTCGCGCATCTCCTCTTTAGGGAACTCTTTATTTTCTGAAATATTACGAATCGCTTTAGAACCAAAGCGAGAGTCTAATAAATCCGAGCGATAATCATCCAAAGATTTTCTAGTCATTTCCTACCCCTATCCTAATTGAGATAAACGATCAATTAAAAGTTAGTGAAATCAAACAACTATAAAAATTAAAATTATTATTGAGCATAGAAAATATATCGATAGAACACTATTATGATTTCACATGCTAATAAACGTTAGCACTGGAAAAAAATTGTGCCACTACAAATATCAATATGTTTGCTTTTAAGAATAGATGCTTATCGTATTATTTTTTTTATTAAGAAATTTATTAGAGATTGCTTGCGCAATACCCTCTCGTAACCTAGATTTTATTAATTATGGCGATTTCCACCGCCAATGCTTTAGCATTTAATCACTTTTTCCCGATGGCAATCAGTAGCATCCAATATCGTACCCTGCTGTGAGGATACAGTCAGTTTGCTGATAGGTTGCCCACTCTGATTATCAACTAAAATAGAATACTTTTCGCCAGTAGAAAATAGATGTTCTTCGCCCCATTGACGCAAACTGACGACGATCGGGAATAATTGGCGGCCTTTATCAGTCAGCACATATTCATGATAAGCACTGCCATCAGAGGCAGGAACAATCATCAAAATATCGTGTTCAACAAGTTCACGCAGACGACCCGCCAAAATATTTTTCGCCAATCCAAGATTGCGACGAAATTCACCAAAACGACGGATTCCATCAAAAGCATCACGAATAATCATAAGCGACCAACGGTCACCCAAGATGCCAAGCACTCTGGCAACAGGGCACTCTTCTGCTTCTGCCCGATATTCACTGGTTTTAGACATTTTATTCCTCTAATACAGCAGTGGAAAAACTAGTTGCATATTAAAACCACCTCTGTTAAAAATCAATCAAGTGGTTTTAATTCGAAACCAGATAGAACGTCAGGCATTTTATGTCCATCGCAAGAGAATCAGCAAAAAGCCGTACTCATTCATTAGCAAAAACGGCTCTCACACCGCGTCTCACTTCAATCATGGTGTTGCTCTTTGCCATGGTATCCGCCATGGCAGTTGCCAATGTCTATTTTGCGCAACCTTTGCTGGATATCATGGCGAGGGATCTCAATGTTAGCCCGTCGACGGTGGGCCTGGTAGTGACTCTGACACAAGTGGGCTATGCCTTGGGGCTGATATTTATTGTGCCGCTGGGTGATCTGTGGGATCGCCGGAAATTAATTATTGGACAGTTATTGTTGTCTGCTGCGGCATTGATCTCCGCAAGTTTTGCCCCCACTTTTTCACTGTTACTGATAGCAATGCTGATTATCGGCCTGATGGCTGTTGTGGTGCAGGTAGTCGTGGCTTTTGCTGCAACACTGGCACCAGAGCAACAAAGAGGGAAAGTGGTGGGTAAGATAACCAGCGGAATTGTTCTGGGGATCCTGCTGGCGCGCTTTATCTCTGGTGCAATGGCCGACTTTGCCGGCTGGCGCTCAGTTTATTTTTGCTCAGCAGCAATGATGTTATTGATGGCGATGATTCTTTATTACGTCATGCCGCCCGGCGCTAAATCAGCTCCGTCATCATATCGGCAGCTACTGCTGTCACTGTTTGGGCTATTTATCAGTGAGCGCGAATTACGTATACGAGCGGCTTTGGCATTACTGATATTTATGGCTTTTAGTGTGCTATGGACCGCAATGGTGTTTCCCTTGAGTAGCCCACCTTATGCTTTGTCACACAGTCAGGTGGGTTTATTTGGGCTGGTAGGTATCGCGGGCGCATTAGCTGCAAGCCACGCCGGGCAGTTAGCCGATCGCGGGATGGGGCTGAAAACAACACAAATTGCTCTGGCGCTGTTGCTGTTTTCCTGGCTACCGATAGCATTTTTGCCCCACTCACTCTGGTGGTTAGTCATCGGTGTAGTGATATTGGATTTTGCGGTTCAAGCCGTACATGTCACGAATCAAAGCATTATTTTTGCACTACGTCCGGATGCTCAAAGCCGCTTGGTCGCGGGCTACATGTTGTTCTATTCAATCGGCAGTGCCATTGGAGCTATCAGTGCCACCTTAATCTATGCATATGCTGGATGGTTAGGTGTCTGCGCTCTTGGCGCGATGATAAGTGCCGTTGCAATGCTGTTTTTACATCTGACGTACAGGAATCATTCCACAGCGTAATCAATTGAATATCATAAATTTTATTTATGTATCTATTGTTCGACCTATACTCATGTTAGTTATCGATAACTGAGTTCAGATCTTAGAGGAGTAATCATTATGCTGAATATAGATCGGAAATATCTCGTAAGCCTTGATGAAGGAACCTTAAAAAAACAACGACTTATAATGCAAATTATTGCTGTGCTGCTGCTGTTAGGTGGGATTTTTTGTCTTATTAACCCGTTAGCTTCCGGGGCCGCCCTGAGTATGATTATCGGTATTCTGCTGCTGCTCAGCGGGGTGGCGATGATAGTCGGGATGATAGCCAACCGCTCTCATAATCTTTGGCCAATGATTATTGGTATTTTACTGGGCGTGGCATATCTCGTGATGGGCTATGTGTTTATTACTAATCCTGCGGTAGGAATGATAAGCCTGGCGATTGTCCTAGCGGTATTATTTGCTTTTGGTGGGGTATTGCGGCTGATAACCGGCTATAAAACATGGGGGTTACCGGGCGCATGGCTACAAATTTTACTGGGTATATTGGACCTGATTATTACCTATTTACTGGTAAGTGCCGGGCCATTGATGTCAATAACCATGGTCACTACCTTGGTCGGGATTGAGATGTTATTCAGCTCATTTAGCTGCTTTATGGTCGCGAGTTTATATAAACGCCAATCATAACGCTCCTCCCCAAGCGGTATTGCGGGCTGCAATACCGCTTCCCCGGAAATATTTTCATGTTCCCGAACAATTATTGATACTCACCTCGCTAACTGCCACAGTGATATCACTACAACAATTTAATTAATTTCCAACAAATACAGGCAGGTTGTGTGAAACTCACTGATTTATTAATTGCTCTGCTGATTACTGCAATCTGGGGAGTAAATTTCTCTATCATCAAACTCGGTCTAATTACCGCAGATCCATTTATTCTAGCGGGTCTGCGCTTTTCCCTGTGCGCCTTACCGGCAGTTTTTTTCATTAAGAAACCAGATACTTCATGGGGTTATATAATAGGATACGGCTTATTATTTGGTATTGGCCTATGGGGTATTGTCAATCTAGGTATCAAAGCCGGTGTATCCGCAGGAATTGCATCTTTAGTTCTGCAATTTGGTGCATTTTTCACTATGATTCTTGGCGCATTTTTATTCCACGAAAGCCTATCAAAATATCAATTTTTGGGAATTATCATCGCGCTTTTAGGATTAAGCAGCATCATTTTTATCAGCGACGGTTCCGTGACACTAATTGGTTTGGCATTAGTCTTATGCGGTGCAGTCGTCTGGGGATTGGTCAGCATCATTATTAAAAAATCCAATACTAAACAGGTATTTTCCTTCTTGGTATGGTCAAGTCTGTTCTCCCCTATTCCACTGTTTTTACTGAGTTATCTATTTAATGGGCCGAGTGGGTTTACTGAATTGGCTGATAACTTTACTACAACCACACTATTTTCTATTTTATTTCAGGTTTATCCCAATACGTTATTTGCCTATTGGGTCTGGAATTCATTACTCACCAAATATCCTGTTTCTGTGGTCGCGCCGTTATCCCTGTTAGTGCCGATTTTCGGTATGTTAGGTTCTGTGATGATTTTCAATGAAAGTATTCCAGCAGGGAAAATTGTCGCAATGGTATTAATTATTAGCGGGCTGGTGACTGGCCTTTACGGCAAAAAACTTATCGGCCGACTACAGAGAAAAATATCCATGACTCTCTAGTTTTGCTACTACTGAATAAAATTCCGCCACATGAAGATGTTATAGTTAGCGTTTAATTCTCGATGAGAGTCATTATGTCCCGCAGCCAGCGTCTGCTAGATTTAATTCAAATTTTACGCCGCCATCGCTATCCTGTCACCGGTGCTGCGCTGGCGGAAGAACTGGCTATTAGTGTGCGAACACTTTATCGCGATATCGCCACCTTACAGCAGCAAGGGGCTGATATTACAGGCGAACCCGGCTTGGGATATGTGTTACGTCCCGGCTTTATGCTGCCGCCATTAATGTTTTCTGAAGAGGAAATCGAAGCGCTGGTATTAGGCTCGCGCTGGGTCAGTTATCGTGGCGATACACAGCTAAGCTCAGCAGCACGTAATGCTCTGGCAAAGATTGCCGCTGTTCTACCCGCGGATCTACGTGATGAATTGGATGCCTCAACGCTGTTAATTGGCCCGGCTGGCCATATGCCAGACAGCGAATTGGCATTGCCACTCTTGCGCCGTGCTATCCGTGCCGAGCGAAAAGTCGATATAACCTATCGCGACCTCAAAGGGGTTGAATCTTGCCGTCGCATTTGGCCGTTTGCCATTGGCTTTTTTGAACAGGTACGCGTGGTCGTTGCCTGGTGTGAATTACGCCAAACCATTCGTAATTTCCGAGCTGACCGCATTAGTGCTATTACACTTACCGACCAACGTTATCCCCAGCGAAGACATTTGTTATTAAAACAGTGGCGCGAAGCTGAAGGTATCAGCGACCAATCGTTACTCTCTGGCTCACCAAAACAATAAATTTTTATCCCCCAGTAAATCAATAATCACTACTGACAGAAACTGTCAGTATGACTCGCTAGGATAGAACTCAGTTAAACGATATTCGCTTAACAAGAAACTATCAAATTGATTGTAAAGGGGTAATTATATGGCAGATCCAAATTTCATTATTCTCTATGTTGATAGCCCGGCAAATAGCGCTGCATTTTACGCGAACCTACTGGCGAAAGAGCCGGTTGAGTCTCACCCAACCTTTGCAATGTTTGCGTTGGATTCAGGCGTAATGCTGGGGTTATGGTCGAAACATACTGTTGAACCAGCCGCAACGGCTACTGGCGGCGGCAGCGAGATAGCTTTCGCCCTCACCGACAAAGCCGCTGTACAAGCGCTATATCATGACTGGCAACAGCGCGGGCTTCCCATCTTGCAAGCTCCCGTACAGATGGATTTCGGCTATACTTTTGTGGCGTTAGACCCCGACGGTCACCGCCTGCGAGTGTTTGGCGACTAAATGTTTGATGAATAAATGTTTGGTAAATAATAGACAGCCACATTGATAGCCAATCTCCACATAACCGAAGGAAATATGCCCTACATGCATAACTCCTTCGGTTAATACATCAAGGTTCCACTCTCTCCTCCAATGCCATATTCATGACGGCTATCACAATCAGCACATTGTGATTTCCCAAGCGGCACTGCACCGTCTAAATTTGAATAAAAAAATCTCATCCGACCACTTGCCAAAACCAGCTATGGCGGAGAGAAATAACAATAATGGAGACTGCAATGTCAGCTTACCCTCATCTGCTCGCCCCGTTAGATCTTGGTTTTACTACCCTGAAGAATCGCATCTTAATGGGGTCGATGCATACCGGGCTGGAAGAGTTACCCGATGGCCCGCAACGCCTGGCCGCGTTCTATGCTGAGCGGGCGGCTGGAGGAGTCGGCCTGATTGTCACAGGCGGTATTGCCCCCAATAAAAAGGGCGTCGTTTATCAGGGCGCATTAGTGTTAAATGACGCCACACAAGTGCCG comes from Yersinia canariae and encodes:
- the gadC gene encoding putative glutamine/gamma-aminobutyrate antiporter GadC, with protein sequence MPNNVSGTGKPAAPVKKLSIATLAIMNIVAVVSLRGLPAEAEYGLSSIFYYLFAAVFFLIPVSLVAAELATGWPEKGGVFRWVGEAFGPRFAFLAMFMLWIEVTVWFPTALTFAAVSLAFIGPEQRWDEALSANKFFVLGIVLFIYWLATFIAFKGVDTFAKVSKWGGIIGTIIPAIILIVLGFSYLIGGGAPQIELAWDQVVPDFSNFDNVVLAASIFLFYAGMEMNAIHVKDVDNPNRNYPIAIMFSAVGTVLIFVLGTLAIAFVIPQSDISLTQSLLVAYDDMFKWAHLEWLGPVVAFALAIGVLAGVVTWVAGPSSGLLVVAKAGYLPRWWQHTNKNGMATHILLLQALLVSLLAILFVVLPSVQAAYQIMSQMTVILYLIMYMLMFSAAIYLRYSQANRPRPYHIPGGTIGMWIIGGAGLIGSILAFVFSFIPPSQISVGSPREYVGILIAATLFFVILPFLIYIVRKPHWRDANSDFAPFTWQAENGHPGIPSTSAIHTGDVTAAAANKASPADTPNS
- a CDS encoding helix-turn-helix transcriptional regulator, which produces MSRSQRLLDLIQILRRHRYPVTGAALAEELAISVRTLYRDIATLQQQGADITGEPGLGYVLRPGFMLPPLMFSEEEIEALVLGSRWVSYRGDTQLSSAARNALAKIAAVLPADLRDELDASTLLIGPAGHMPDSELALPLLRRAIRAERKVDITYRDLKGVESCRRIWPFAIGFFEQVRVVVAWCELRQTIRNFRADRISAITLTDQRYPQRRHLLLKQWREAEGISDQSLLSGSPKQ
- a CDS encoding HdeD family acid-resistance protein; this encodes MLNIDRKYLVSLDEGTLKKQRLIMQIIAVLLLLGGIFCLINPLASGAALSMIIGILLLLSGVAMIVGMIANRSHNLWPMIIGILLGVAYLVMGYVFITNPAVGMISLAIVLAVLFAFGGVLRLITGYKTWGLPGAWLQILLGILDLIITYLLVSAGPLMSITMVTTLVGIEMLFSSFSCFMVASLYKRQS
- a CDS encoding winged helix-turn-helix transcriptional regulator: MSKTSEYRAEAEECPVARVLGILGDRWSLMIIRDAFDGIRRFGEFRRNLGLAKNILAGRLRELVEHDILMIVPASDGSAYHEYVLTDKGRQLFPIVVSLRQWGEEHLFSTGEKYSILVDNQSGQPISKLTVSSQQGTILDATDCHREKVIKC
- a CDS encoding VOC family protein, with the protein product MADPNFIILYVDSPANSAAFYANLLAKEPVESHPTFAMFALDSGVMLGLWSKHTVEPAATATGGGSEIAFALTDKAAVQALYHDWQQRGLPILQAPVQMDFGYTFVALDPDGHRLRVFGD
- a CDS encoding glutamate decarboxylase encodes the protein MTRKSLDDYRSDLLDSRFGSKAIRNISENKEFPKEEMREDIAFQIISDELFLDGNARQNLATFCQTWDDDNVHKLMDISINKNWIDKEEYPQSAAIDMRCVNMMADLWNAPTPKGGQGVGTNTIGSSEACMLGGMAMKWRWRKKREAAGKPTDKPNFVCGPVQVCWHKFARYWDVEIREIPMIPGQLFMDPQRMIEACDENTIGVVPTFGVTYTGNYELPKPLHDALDKLQKDTGLDIDMHIDAASGGFLAPFVAPDIEWDFRLPRVKSISTSGHKFGLAPLGCGWVIWRDAAALPEELIFNVDYLGGQVGTFAINFSRPAGQVISQYYEFIRLGREGYTKVQSACYQVAEFLAKEIAPLGPYEFYCSGGPYEGIPAICFRIKEGAKVGYTLYDLSERLRLRGWQVPAFTLSGKMSDVVVMRIMCRRGFEMDFAGLLIDDYKSSLKYLSEHPSLGGEASQNSFSHT
- a CDS encoding MFS transporter codes for the protein MSIARESAKSRTHSLAKTALTPRLTSIMVLLFAMVSAMAVANVYFAQPLLDIMARDLNVSPSTVGLVVTLTQVGYALGLIFIVPLGDLWDRRKLIIGQLLLSAAALISASFAPTFSLLLIAMLIIGLMAVVVQVVVAFAATLAPEQQRGKVVGKITSGIVLGILLARFISGAMADFAGWRSVYFCSAAMMLLMAMILYYVMPPGAKSAPSSYRQLLLSLFGLFISERELRIRAALALLIFMAFSVLWTAMVFPLSSPPYALSHSQVGLFGLVGIAGALAASHAGQLADRGMGLKTTQIALALLLFSWLPIAFLPHSLWWLVIGVVILDFAVQAVHVTNQSIIFALRPDAQSRLVAGYMLFYSIGSAIGAISATLIYAYAGWLGVCALGAMISAVAMLFLHLTYRNHSTA
- a CDS encoding EamA family transporter, whose amino-acid sequence is MKLTDLLIALLITAIWGVNFSIIKLGLITADPFILAGLRFSLCALPAVFFIKKPDTSWGYIIGYGLLFGIGLWGIVNLGIKAGVSAGIASLVLQFGAFFTMILGAFLFHESLSKYQFLGIIIALLGLSSIIFISDGSVTLIGLALVLCGAVVWGLVSIIIKKSNTKQVFSFLVWSSLFSPIPLFLLSYLFNGPSGFTELADNFTTTTLFSILFQVYPNTLFAYWVWNSLLTKYPVSVVAPLSLLVPIFGMLGSVMIFNESIPAGKIVAMVLIISGLVTGLYGKKLIGRLQRKISMTL